GGCGTGAAGTCGTAGTGTGACTGGCCGCCGATGAACTCTTCGCCGACCTTGCTGACGATCACCCAGTCCTGGCGCTGGCCGCGCAGCAGCGGGCCGAGGCGCTCCTCGCTGACGCCGTAGGCCGGCGCCGTGTCGATCAGGTTGATACCCAGGCCGCGGGCCTGGTCGAGCAGGGCGCGGGCACTGGCGTCGTCGGGAATGGTGAAACCGTTGGGATACTTCACGCCCTGATCGCGGCCCAGTTTGACCGTGCCCAGGCCCAGCGGTGAGACGATCAGGCCGCTGTCGCCCAGCGGCCGGTGCAGGTCGTGCAGGCTCATGGCAGCAGCTCCTCCCACACCGGTTGCGCCTGCGGCGGACGCGGCAGCGCCGGCAGCGGGGCGTGCGAGCCCGGGGCTATGCCGTCGCGCTCCAGGGTGGCGATGACCCGTTCGGCGAAGTCCGGCGCCAGCGCCAGCTTGGTCGGCCAGCCCACCAGCAGGCGGCCCTGTTCGGCCAGGAAGGCGTTGTCCGGGCGTACCAGACCGGATTGTGCCGGCTCGGCGCGGTCGACCCGCAGGGTGGCCCAGCGCGCGTCGGACAGGTCGATCCACGGCAGCAACTGCTGCACCTCCTTCTGCGCGCTGGCGATTTGCGCCGCCTCGCTGCGGGCCACGCCGTCGGCTTCGGCAATATCGCCGCCGAGGTACCAGACCCACTGGCCGTTTGCCGCCGGATGGCTGGTGACGGTGATGCGCGGCTTCGGCCCGCCGCCCAGACAGTGGGCATACAGCGGCTTCAGGCCTTTGCCCTTGACCAGCACCATGTGCAGCGGGCGCAGTTGCTGGCGGGGCTGTTCCAGGCCGAGGGTGGCGAGCAGCTCGGCATTGCCGCGCCCGGCGCTGAGCACGATGCGCCGGGCGCGAATCTCGCGGCCGTCGACGCGCAGGCCGACCAGCTCCTCGCCCTCGTGCAGGGGGGCGAGCTCCTGGCCGGCCAGCAGGCTGTCGCCGGCCAGCTCGGCCAGGCGGGCGATCAGGCTGGGCACGTCGAGCACCAGTTCGGCCAGGCGGTAGACCTTGCCCTTGAATTTGGGATGCTGCAGGGCCGGCGGCAGCTGTTCGCCCTTGACCTGGTCGACCCGGCCGCGCACCGCCTTGCTGGCGAAGAAGCTGGTCAGGTTGCCGGCCAGGCTGCCCGGCGACCACAGGTAGTGGGCCTCGGAGAGCAGGCGCACGCCGGACAGATCCAGCTCGCCGTTGCCGGCTACCGCCTCACGCCAGCGCCGCGGCATGTCGGCGATGGCCTCGGAGGCACCGGTCAGCGCACCGTGCAGGGCGTACTTGGCGCCGCCGTGGATGATCCCCTGGGACTTCAGGCTTTGCCCGCCGCCGAGGCTGCCGTTC
The window above is part of the Pseudomonas alcaligenes genome. Proteins encoded here:
- a CDS encoding FAD-binding oxidoreductase; the encoded protein is MSQALSTDILIVGGGVAGLWLNARLRRLGYASVLVENGSLGGGQSLKSQGIIHGGAKYALHGALTGASEAIADMPRRWREAVAGNGELDLSGVRLLSEAHYLWSPGSLAGNLTSFFASKAVRGRVDQVKGEQLPPALQHPKFKGKVYRLAELVLDVPSLIARLAELAGDSLLAGQELAPLHEGEELVGLRVDGREIRARRIVLSAGRGNAELLATLGLEQPRQQLRPLHMVLVKGKGLKPLYAHCLGGGPKPRITVTSHPAANGQWVWYLGGDIAEADGVARSEAAQIASAQKEVQQLLPWIDLSDARWATLRVDRAEPAQSGLVRPDNAFLAEQGRLLVGWPTKLALAPDFAERVIATLERDGIAPGSHAPLPALPRPPQAQPVWEELLP